One stretch of Arachis hypogaea cultivar Tifrunner chromosome 20, arahy.Tifrunner.gnm2.J5K5, whole genome shotgun sequence DNA includes these proteins:
- the LOC112783593 gene encoding scopoletin glucosyltransferase, protein MGSEECNLHIFFFPFLAHGHMIPTVDMAKLFASRGAKATIITTPINEPFIFKTIGKAKTHGNGSIHVKTVEFRPVDFGLPEGCDNVDFIRSSDKIPLFFEATRFLQEPFERLLIQHNPDCVVSDMFYPWTTDSAAKFGIPRIMFHGTNFFFMCVSESTRLYEPHKNVSSDSEYFVIPNLPDEIKMTRMQMPPFALHNEGKGTHPIAKLSKEAIESEKKSYGTVVNSFYELEKDYADHFRNVLGRKAWHIGPLFLINKDDTQDKAQRRKDASIDENECLKWLDTKKPNSIVYVCFGSIANFPDSQLRDIAIGLEASGQHFIWVVKKSKEDGDEWLPEGFEKRMEGKGLIIRGWAPQVLILEHQAIGAFVTHCGWNSTLEAVTAGVPMVTWPIAAEQFYNEKLVTEILKIGVPIGAKKWLRLIGDTVKWEAVEKGVKKIMVGEEAEEMRNKAKVLSQLAKSAVEKGGSSYSDLDALIVELASHKH, encoded by the coding sequence ATGGGTAGTGAAGAGTGTAATTTGCACatattcttctttcctttcttagcTCATGGCCACATGATTCCCACCGTTGACATGGCCAAACTCTTTGCTTCAAGAGGAGCCAAAGCCACCATAATCACCACACCAATCAACGAACCTTTCATCTTCAAAACCATAGGAAAAGCTAAGACTCATGGCAATGGTAGTATCCACGTCAAAACCGTCGAGTTTCGCCCCGTTGACTTTGGTTTACCTGAAGGTTGCGATAACGTTGACTTTATTCGTTCATCGGATAAGATTCCTCTATTCTTTGAGGCCACTAGGTTTCTACAAGAACCATTTGAGCGGTTATTGATTCAGCATAATCCTGATTGTGTTGTCTCTGATATGTTCTATCCATGGACTACTGATTCTGCTGCTAAGTTTGGGATTCCTAGGATTATGTTTCATGGAACTAATTTCTTCTTCATGTGTGTTAGTGAATCTACCAGACTTTATGAGCCTCACAAGAATGTTTCTTCCGATTCGGAATACTTTGTCATTCCTAATCTACCGGATGAGATTAAAATGACAAGGATGCAGATGCCGCCTTTCGCTTTGCACAACGAAGGAAAAGGCACGCACCCCATTGCCAAATTGTCGAAGGAAGCAATCGAATCAGAGAAGAAGAGCTATGGAACAGTGGTTAATAGTTTCTACGAACTGGAGAAAGATTATGCAGATCATTTCAGGAATGTTCTTGGAAGAAAAGCATGGCATATTGGACCTTTGTTTCTTATAAACAAGGATGACACTCAAGACAAAGCTCAAAGAAGAAAAGATGCATCTATTGATGAAAACGAGTGTTTGAAGTGGCTTGACACAAAGAAGCCCAATTCAATTGTTTATGTTTGCTTTGGAAGCATTGCGAATTTTCCGGATTCTCAGCTAAGAGACATTGCTATTGGTCTCGAGGCGTCTGGGCAACATTTCATTTGGGTAGTGAAGAAAAGCAAGGAAGATGGAGATGAGTGGCTGCCGGAGGGGTTCGAGAAGAGAATGGAAGGAAAGGGACTAATCATAAGAGGTTGGGCGCCACAAGTGTTGATTCTTGAGCACCAAGCAATCGGAGCCTTTGTTACTCATTGTGGTTGGAATTCGACTTTAGAAGCAGTGACTGCTGGGGTGCCAATGGTAACTTGGCCTATTGCGGCAGAGCAGTTTTACAATGAGAAATTGGTGACTGAGATTCTTAAAATTGGAGTGCCCATTGGCGCGAAAAAATGGTTGAGATTGATAGGGGATACGGTTAAATGGGAGGCAGTGGAGAAAGGTGTGAAGAAAATAATGGTAGGAGAAGAAGCAGAGGAAATGAGGAATAAGGCTAAAGTGTTGTCTCAGTTGGCTAAGAGTGCTGTGGAAAAGGGAGGATCATCGTACTCTGATTTAGATGCACTCATTGTGGAGTTGGCTTCACACAAGCACTGA